The Natronoglycomyces albus genome has a segment encoding these proteins:
- a CDS encoding GAF domain-containing sensor histidine kinase, protein MSDPRSHEPMRVLHEVSQAVAAINRNLSAAEVMTVIAQSARQLVGADYAAVGIPDDFGGFAEFITDGIGDKQRLAIGPLPRQHGLLAAMLSQRQPVRLDDIRRDPRFEYFPKAHPVMAAFLGVPIFGGEDEEENIGLVVVANDSGKPGFSEDDAERLTLLALHAGIALRNARLYERSRELSIVEERNRLARDLHDAVSQRLFSLRLTSQAAESLVESDPERARALMGQVSQLAREAVAELRAVIVELRPADLDREGLLECLRRQIELVSQSHPAHIEVEVSGESRLEKNQEVDVLRIVREALHNALRHAHAERILVTAHATEVLRVEISDDGVGFDPSEAATRGMGVLSMTDRASTIGGRLHIQSSPGRGTRLSLEIPNE, encoded by the coding sequence ATGTCCGATCCCCGTTCGCACGAACCCATGCGGGTTCTGCATGAGGTCAGCCAGGCTGTCGCCGCGATCAACCGGAACTTGTCGGCGGCCGAGGTGATGACGGTTATTGCCCAGTCGGCCCGCCAGTTGGTTGGCGCTGACTACGCGGCGGTGGGAATTCCGGACGACTTCGGTGGGTTTGCCGAGTTCATCACCGATGGCATTGGGGACAAACAACGTTTGGCCATTGGGCCGTTGCCACGCCAGCATGGCCTGCTTGCCGCCATGCTGAGCCAGCGTCAACCTGTGCGTCTGGACGACATTCGGCGCGACCCGCGTTTTGAGTACTTTCCGAAAGCCCATCCGGTCATGGCGGCGTTTCTAGGGGTGCCGATTTTCGGAGGTGAGGACGAAGAGGAGAACATTGGGCTGGTGGTGGTTGCCAACGACTCTGGCAAACCCGGTTTCTCTGAGGACGATGCCGAGCGGCTGACACTACTGGCCTTGCATGCCGGAATCGCCCTGCGCAATGCTCGCCTTTACGAACGTTCGCGGGAGCTTTCGATTGTGGAGGAACGCAATCGTCTGGCGCGGGACCTGCATGACGCGGTGTCTCAGCGGCTGTTTTCTCTTCGGCTGACCTCTCAGGCGGCAGAATCGCTTGTCGAATCCGACCCTGAACGCGCCCGGGCGCTGATGGGGCAAGTATCGCAGCTTGCTCGGGAAGCGGTGGCCGAGTTGCGAGCTGTCATCGTCGAATTGCGGCCCGCGGACCTCGACCGAGAGGGGCTGCTGGAATGCTTGCGACGCCAGATTGAACTGGTCAGTCAGTCGCATCCGGCGCACATTGAGGTCGAGGTCTCAGGCGAGTCGCGGCTGGAGAAGAACCAGGAAGTGGACGTCTTGCGCATTGTGCGGGAGGCACTTCACAACGCCTTGCGACACGCTCACGCTGAGCGGATTCTGGTCACAGCCCACGCCACTGAGGTTCTGCGGGTGGAAATTTCCGACGACGGGGTCGGTTTTGATCCCTCCGAGGCCGCCACCCGCGGTATGGGGGTGTTGTCCATGACTGACCGCGCCAGCACCATCGGGGGGCGGCTCCACATCCAGTCCAGTCCGGGCCGTGGAACGCGGCTTAGCTTGGAGATCCCGAATGAATGA
- a CDS encoding SDR family NAD(P)-dependent oxidoreductase, giving the protein MNSNSRIALITGASRGLGKALARQLANEGWTLLLTARGEAALSETATEIGAHYLAGDVADPHHRDRLTKKAHELGGLDLLVNNASSLGPTPLPKLADVYVDELAPLFTTNVFAPLALTQAILPLVRARQGAIITISSDAATEPYEQWGAYGSTKATLDQIANVLGAEEPDIRVWAVEPSDMNTAMLHEALGPAEAAGANPPQRPAAAIAHLIRLRPASGRVRALDFETESAQPHFEQLPTEVRPS; this is encoded by the coding sequence ATGAATTCGAACTCACGCATTGCACTCATCACCGGCGCTTCCCGCGGACTCGGGAAAGCCCTCGCCCGGCAGTTGGCCAATGAAGGATGGACTCTCCTTTTGACTGCCCGTGGCGAGGCGGCCCTATCCGAGACCGCCACCGAAATCGGCGCCCACTATCTGGCCGGAGACGTGGCCGATCCACATCACCGCGATCGGCTCACCAAGAAAGCCCACGAGTTGGGAGGGTTGGACCTGCTGGTCAATAATGCCTCCAGTCTTGGGCCGACCCCGCTGCCAAAGCTGGCTGACGTCTACGTTGACGAACTTGCGCCCTTGTTCACCACCAATGTGTTCGCGCCGCTGGCGCTAACCCAGGCGATACTTCCACTCGTGCGGGCCCGCCAAGGGGCCATCATCACCATCTCCTCAGACGCGGCCACCGAGCCCTACGAACAGTGGGGAGCCTACGGCTCCACAAAGGCGACTCTAGACCAGATAGCCAATGTGCTGGGAGCCGAAGAACCCGACATTCGGGTGTGGGCCGTGGAACCCAGCGATATGAACACCGCCATGCTGCACGAGGCCCTGGGACCGGCCGAAGCGGCCGGGGCGAATCCACCCCAGCGGCCCGCAGCGGCAATAGCGCACCTCATCCGACTGCGGCCCGCATCAGGCCGCGTCCGGGCCCTCGACTTTGAAACCGAGTCGGCTCAGCCTCATTTCGAACAACTGCCCACGGAGGTGCGACCATCATGA
- a CDS encoding NAD(P)H-quinone oxidoreductase: MRAVVIEAPGGPETLVEADLPDPTPGPEEVVIDIAAVGVNRADLLQRAGHYPPPKGAPAWPGLECSGRISALGDDVTSWELGEEVCALLPGGGYADKVAVHYGLLMAVPDGVDLIDAAALPEAAATVWSNLVDVGEIEEELTVLIHGGAGGIGTFAVQFAKAVDAVVYTTARESNHDGLLELGADVVIDYENEDFVAVLKEAGGADIILDNLGGGYLDRNIAALAPYGQLITIGLQKGRTGEIDMARLMAKRAQITGSTLRSRSLLSRIQILSGVEDDMWPLVEEDEIIMPIHARLPLAEAAQAHRLMEAGGHFGKILLVADEDL, encoded by the coding sequence ATGCGCGCAGTCGTCATTGAGGCCCCAGGGGGGCCGGAAACTCTGGTCGAAGCCGATCTACCCGATCCGACACCAGGGCCCGAAGAGGTCGTCATCGACATCGCGGCGGTGGGCGTCAACCGAGCCGACCTGTTGCAGAGGGCCGGGCACTACCCGCCGCCCAAAGGCGCGCCCGCCTGGCCTGGCCTGGAATGTTCCGGGCGCATCAGTGCTCTCGGAGACGACGTTACCAGCTGGGAGCTCGGCGAAGAGGTGTGCGCACTACTTCCCGGCGGCGGCTACGCCGACAAGGTTGCGGTCCACTACGGGCTGCTCATGGCCGTACCCGATGGCGTCGACCTCATAGACGCGGCCGCTCTCCCCGAAGCCGCGGCCACTGTGTGGTCAAACCTCGTGGACGTCGGCGAAATTGAAGAAGAACTCACCGTCCTCATTCACGGGGGAGCAGGCGGCATCGGCACCTTCGCCGTGCAATTCGCCAAAGCCGTCGACGCGGTCGTGTACACCACAGCGCGCGAATCAAACCACGACGGCCTGCTAGAACTGGGCGCCGACGTCGTCATCGACTATGAGAACGAGGACTTCGTCGCGGTACTCAAAGAAGCTGGCGGGGCTGACATCATCCTCGACAACCTTGGCGGAGGCTACCTCGACCGCAACATCGCGGCCCTCGCCCCCTATGGACAGTTGATCACCATCGGGCTGCAAAAAGGCCGCACCGGCGAAATAGACATGGCTCGCCTCATGGCCAAACGCGCCCAAATCACCGGCTCCACCTTGCGCTCGCGATCACTACTGTCCCGCATTCAGATTCTCTCCGGGGTCGAGGATGACATGTGGCCACTAGTGGAGGAAGACGAGATCATCATGCCCATCCATGCCCGCCTGCCGCTGGCCGAGGCCGCGCAGGCGCATCGGCTCATGGAAGCAGGCGGGCACTTCGGAAAGATCCTGCTCGTGGCCGACGAGGATCTCTAA
- a CDS encoding YbaB/EbfC family nucleoid-associated protein, whose amino-acid sequence MDEQDFQAKADRLKRMVEEAELEVTSENKEVSVLMGPAGSIKELELSHRALRLSGSELGTMIVETLARGRQEIDADLNAKISATLGETFGGTGEQDFFSGGLPDLKDVIGEDENTEEEKK is encoded by the coding sequence ATGGACGAGCAGGACTTTCAAGCCAAGGCCGACCGCCTTAAGCGCATGGTCGAAGAGGCCGAACTAGAGGTTACCTCCGAAAATAAGGAGGTGAGCGTGCTGATGGGGCCAGCTGGGTCGATCAAGGAATTGGAACTGAGCCACCGCGCGCTGCGCCTGTCCGGATCTGAGTTGGGCACGATGATCGTCGAGACGCTGGCAAGGGGGCGTCAGGAGATAGACGCCGACCTCAACGCAAAGATCTCCGCGACGCTGGGAGAGACTTTTGGTGGCACCGGTGAGCAGGACTTCTTCAGCGGAGGACTCCCGGACCTGAAGGACGTCATCGGCGAGGACGAGAACACGGAAGAGGAGAAGAAGTGA
- a CDS encoding HNH endonuclease family protein, with translation MKRRLPRFWASIAATFGAVVLATSLATAPAAAEYTPTTANDGYSVASIPPGIPTLSQAQSQLNGLTVEPEGSRDGYSRDLFPHWRVVESPCTARQYVLVRDGSNVQTDSNCQPTSGSWFSEFDGETTTNAGDFDIDHMVPLAEAWRSGAASWTTAERAEFANDVNSSALWAVSRSSNASKGDRDPAEWMPPRTAIHCDYAKSWINVKHLYDLSVDAAERSALQSTLDTAC, from the coding sequence GTGAAGCGCAGACTTCCCCGCTTCTGGGCATCAATAGCCGCCACGTTCGGTGCCGTCGTCCTCGCCACGTCGCTCGCCACCGCTCCTGCCGCAGCCGAGTACACTCCGACCACTGCCAATGACGGATACTCGGTAGCCTCCATTCCTCCGGGCATCCCCACTCTCTCCCAGGCCCAAAGCCAACTCAACGGGCTCACCGTCGAACCCGAAGGTTCCCGAGACGGTTACAGTCGAGATCTATTCCCACACTGGCGGGTCGTCGAATCACCGTGCACCGCTCGCCAATACGTCCTCGTCCGCGACGGCAGCAACGTCCAGACCGACAGCAACTGCCAGCCCACATCGGGATCCTGGTTCTCCGAATTCGACGGAGAAACCACCACCAACGCCGGGGACTTCGACATCGATCACATGGTGCCGCTAGCCGAAGCGTGGAGATCCGGCGCCGCCTCCTGGACCACCGCCGAACGCGCCGAATTCGCCAACGACGTGAACTCCTCGGCGCTGTGGGCCGTCAGTCGATCCTCCAACGCTTCAAAGGGTGACCGCGACCCGGCCGAGTGGATGCCCCCTCGCACCGCCATTCACTGCGACTACGCCAAGTCCTGGATCAACGTCAAACACCTCTACGATCTGAGCGTCGATGCGGCCGAACGCTCAGCGCTACAAAGCACCCTCGATACAGCCTGCTAA
- a CDS encoding aldo/keto reductase: MQIRERTILLTDGVEIPRVGYGTSKVKGDQAHSAISTALETGYRLIDTAELYQNESELGHILTNSGIDREELFLTSKVWNNHQGYDQTRQALDESLNRLGTDYLDLYLIHWPCPDTDRYVDTWRALITARAEGLVTSIGTSNFQPEHMQRLADETGVMPVLNQVELHPYFNQPFLRTWHLENGVATQSWGPLGQRAGTLLNEEVITTAAKAHGTTPGQVVLRWHLQRDCLVIPKSVNADRIKANFDLYDFELSEAEMHAIDKLDTGERQGGSPYEVH; this comes from the coding sequence ATGCAGATCCGCGAACGCACCATCTTGCTAACCGACGGCGTTGAGATCCCCAGAGTCGGATACGGCACCTCCAAGGTCAAAGGAGACCAGGCACACTCAGCTATCAGCACAGCGTTGGAGACCGGATACCGCCTCATCGACACCGCTGAGCTATACCAGAACGAATCTGAGCTAGGCCACATTCTCACCAACAGCGGGATCGACCGGGAGGAATTGTTCCTGACCTCAAAGGTATGGAACAACCACCAAGGCTATGACCAGACCAGGCAGGCCCTCGACGAGAGTCTTAACCGCTTGGGGACCGACTACCTGGACTTGTACCTCATTCACTGGCCCTGTCCGGATACCGACCGGTATGTCGACACTTGGCGCGCGCTCATCACCGCCCGCGCCGAGGGCCTCGTGACCTCGATTGGGACCTCCAATTTCCAACCAGAGCACATGCAGCGGCTCGCCGATGAGACCGGCGTGATGCCGGTTCTCAACCAAGTGGAACTTCACCCGTACTTCAACCAGCCATTTTTGCGCACCTGGCACCTGGAAAACGGCGTCGCGACCCAGTCTTGGGGACCGTTGGGACAACGCGCGGGCACACTGTTGAATGAAGAAGTCATCACCACCGCGGCGAAGGCACATGGCACGACCCCCGGACAAGTGGTCTTGCGATGGCACTTGCAACGAGACTGCCTAGTCATCCCCAAATCAGTCAACGCCGACCGCATAAAAGCTAACTTCGACCTGTACGATTTCGAGCTGTCTGAAGCGGAAATGCACGCCATCGACAAACTTGACACCGGAGAACGGCAAGGCGGGAGCCCCTACGAGGTTCACTGA
- the gmd gene encoding GDP-mannose 4,6-dehydratase: protein MGAKVALITGITGQDGSYLAELLLGKGYEVHGIVRRSSHIGNTSRLDAIYQDPHESGRRLFLHYGDVTDAGLMVNLIRDITPTEVYNFAAQSHVRVSFDLPDYTANVTALGAIRLLEAIRAARIDARVFQASTSELYGTTPAPQSELTPFHPRSPYGVAKLYAYWSAVNYREAFDLFACNGIAFNHESPRRGETFVTRKITRAVARIEAGLEKRVYLGNMQAVRDWGYAPEYVEAMWRMLQQDRPDDYVIATGQGASVEQFCAAAFAHAGMDWRDHVEYDARYERPAEVPHLIGDPSKIEAAIGWRAHTNWEALAALMVDADRQALAQNRE from the coding sequence GTGGGCGCGAAGGTTGCTCTCATCACCGGTATCACCGGCCAGGATGGTTCTTATTTGGCTGAACTGCTGCTGGGCAAGGGCTATGAGGTGCACGGCATCGTCCGCCGGTCCTCCCATATTGGCAACACCTCTCGTCTGGATGCGATCTATCAGGATCCACATGAGTCGGGGCGGCGGCTATTCCTTCACTACGGAGATGTGACCGACGCCGGGCTGATGGTTAATTTGATCCGAGACATCACCCCGACCGAGGTGTATAACTTCGCTGCGCAAAGCCATGTCCGGGTCAGCTTCGACCTACCCGACTACACGGCGAATGTCACAGCGTTGGGGGCTATCAGGCTGTTGGAGGCGATTCGCGCGGCTCGCATCGACGCCCGGGTGTTCCAAGCCTCTACCTCGGAACTGTATGGAACCACGCCGGCCCCGCAAAGCGAACTGACGCCGTTCCATCCGCGCAGCCCCTATGGGGTGGCGAAGCTGTACGCCTATTGGTCGGCGGTTAACTATCGCGAGGCCTTTGACTTGTTCGCCTGTAACGGCATCGCCTTTAACCACGAAAGCCCACGCCGAGGCGAAACATTCGTGACCCGCAAGATCACGCGGGCGGTGGCCCGGATCGAGGCGGGCCTGGAGAAGCGGGTGTACCTGGGCAATATGCAAGCGGTACGCGATTGGGGCTACGCGCCTGAGTATGTCGAGGCGATGTGGCGGATGCTGCAACAAGACCGGCCCGACGACTACGTCATCGCCACCGGCCAAGGAGCCTCGGTGGAGCAATTCTGCGCGGCGGCTTTTGCGCATGCGGGCATGGACTGGCGCGACCATGTCGAATACGACGCCCGTTATGAGCGTCCCGCTGAGGTTCCGCACCTAATTGGCGATCCCAGCAAGATTGAGGCGGCGATCGGCTGGCGGGCTCACACTAATTGGGAAGCGTTGGCGGCGCTGATGGTCGATGCTGACCGTCAAGCCCTGGCTCAGAATAGGGAATAA
- a CDS encoding DsbA family protein has product MAFPPPPGHHSPDYGQHRPQSHPGSPYRGHPQSGHYPTAHNSHVPNGGSPLPAPGQYNPHAVFHSARARKEKSGCGKAALIIGISLASILLLGVIMTIYFLFQSGTSDSDSTPGSSAQTVDELHYDGPGLTLGTGEIVVDVFLDYLCGACQNFDAEYGDQLRAMALNDDITLNYIPVDNAGYNQGSATASGQSAAAAACFHAHAEDSFGEFHRELLRAQPPQETGAMQQADLIEFADQFGMSTELEACLAEGTFGEFGMETSAHAALHGITNTPSVWVDGESVDTFGVLDAIGQR; this is encoded by the coding sequence ATGGCCTTCCCGCCTCCCCCTGGCCACCACAGCCCCGATTACGGTCAGCATCGGCCACAATCTCATCCCGGTTCGCCCTATCGTGGACACCCGCAGTCTGGTCACTACCCGACTGCTCACAACAGCCACGTGCCCAACGGTGGATCACCGCTCCCGGCCCCTGGGCAATACAATCCCCATGCCGTTTTTCACAGCGCCCGCGCCCGCAAGGAGAAATCCGGTTGCGGAAAAGCCGCCCTCATCATCGGCATCTCCTTGGCTTCGATCCTCCTGCTCGGTGTCATCATGACGATCTACTTCCTGTTTCAGTCCGGCACGTCCGATTCCGATTCCACACCTGGGTCGTCAGCGCAAACTGTGGACGAACTGCACTACGACGGCCCCGGTCTGACGCTGGGAACAGGCGAGATCGTGGTCGATGTGTTCCTCGACTACTTGTGCGGAGCCTGTCAAAACTTTGACGCGGAATACGGGGACCAATTGCGCGCCATGGCGCTCAATGACGACATCACCCTCAACTACATTCCGGTGGACAACGCGGGTTACAACCAAGGATCCGCGACGGCCTCGGGCCAGTCAGCGGCAGCGGCGGCCTGTTTCCATGCGCACGCTGAAGACTCTTTCGGCGAATTTCACCGCGAGCTGCTGCGGGCTCAACCGCCGCAGGAGACCGGAGCCATGCAGCAGGCCGATCTGATCGAGTTCGCCGACCAGTTTGGAATGTCCACCGAACTCGAAGCATGCCTAGCCGAGGGCACATTCGGCGAATTTGGGATGGAGACCTCCGCACACGCGGCCCTGCACGGAATCACAAACACGCCTTCGGTGTGGGTGGATGGTGAATCCGTCGACACCTTTGGTGTACTCGATGCCATCGGCCAACGCTAA
- a CDS encoding response regulator: protein MNEDVISVLLVDDHPVVRQGLRAYLDTRAELEVVAEAENGIEALDAIALHRPDVVLLDLKMPHMDGQGVLEALRGGADPMPQVIVLTSATDVEHVPAAVQAGAAGFVYKDIEPHALVQAIATVYAGQNLLAPQAMRHLMNPKGGGSTPSAVELTPREKQVLQLITAGQTNRQISRHLTVAEKTVKTHVTNILLKIGAADRTQAAVWAVRNGYSADA, encoded by the coding sequence ATGAATGAGGACGTCATTTCAGTGCTTTTGGTCGATGATCACCCGGTGGTGCGGCAAGGATTGCGGGCCTACCTGGATACTCGTGCTGAGCTGGAGGTTGTTGCGGAGGCCGAGAACGGGATTGAAGCACTCGACGCGATTGCCCTGCATCGCCCTGACGTGGTGTTGCTTGATTTGAAGATGCCACATATGGACGGCCAGGGGGTATTGGAGGCGTTGCGGGGAGGAGCTGACCCGATGCCGCAGGTCATTGTACTCACCTCGGCAACTGATGTTGAGCATGTACCGGCGGCGGTTCAGGCCGGAGCGGCAGGCTTTGTGTACAAGGACATCGAGCCGCACGCACTGGTACAAGCGATCGCGACCGTATATGCGGGTCAGAACTTGCTGGCTCCCCAGGCGATGCGCCATCTGATGAATCCCAAAGGCGGCGGTTCGACCCCCTCGGCCGTCGAGCTGACTCCGCGTGAGAAACAAGTGTTGCAACTGATCACGGCCGGGCAGACGAACCGGCAAATCTCTCGCCATTTGACGGTGGCAGAGAAAACAGTCAAGACTCACGTGACGAACATCTTGTTGAAGATTGGCGCGGCGGACCGCACGCAGGCCGCCGTATGGGCTGTTCGCAATGGGTATAGCGCAGATGCTTAG
- a CDS encoding YbaB/EbfC family nucleoid-associated protein: MTDNNPLSGMRNNPRPDPEEMMAKLEEMQREAEQTLAKYEQLQAEMASESTEAVSEDGSIKVVLNSEGHVTDIDIEDAAMRHGTRLGGMIRQTIDEATATYSMKMAQMAQQLVGDMDIMGMVTDSIPENVRDRARDNLGRRD; this comes from the coding sequence GTGACTGACAACAACCCGCTCTCGGGGATGCGCAACAACCCTCGTCCTGACCCCGAGGAAATGATGGCGAAACTGGAGGAAATGCAGCGCGAGGCCGAACAGACGTTGGCTAAGTACGAGCAGCTGCAGGCGGAAATGGCCAGCGAAAGCACGGAGGCGGTCAGCGAAGACGGCTCCATCAAAGTCGTCCTCAACTCCGAAGGACACGTCACCGACATTGACATCGAAGACGCGGCGATGCGCCACGGTACGCGTCTGGGTGGCATGATCCGGCAAACGATCGATGAGGCCACGGCCACCTACTCCATGAAGATGGCGCAGATGGCGCAGCAACTTGTCGGAGACATGGACATTATGGGCATGGTGACCGACTCGATTCCAGAAAACGTGCGTGACCGTGCCCGCGATAATCTGGGCCGCCGCGACTAG